The DNA segment GTTATTTAGGTTAAATTTTACAGCATCTCGTAGTCCTTCATCACCATTAAGCCCAACAAACCATATTCAAAAGTGTATTGAACTTCGTTGGCATATCTTACTTCATAATAATCAAAGAATAATCGCACGCCGGGATATTCAGCAAGTTGATGGTTTTCTAAAGCTATTATCGAAGTATTATCGGTATAGCCATTCGAAATTATTTTAAAATTTTCTGTAGTTGGATTAGATGAAAAAACGAAATTGACAAGAAAGAGGAAACTCACAAATGTCGTACCAACTCCAAAGCTTAAAAAATTCTTATCCTTTCTATTTCGAGCAATAATCTGAAACAGTAAAACAGCAATGGCATAAGCCGAAAAGACAAAAGATATAGTTACAAGCGTGTGTATCACCACTTGAAAAAACATCATAAAATTTAGAATAATCAAAACCACGATCTGAAACCTTCGAAATAAGAAAAGTTTCCCCATTGAATGTAGGAATTTATTCTGATCTAAAAGTGTTAGACTTCTGTAAGCTTGCAGATGCAAAGGAAACATAATCAAATTGACAAATACATATCCTATTATAGATTCTACTCCTACGAGCGAATATAAAACAATTGGGAAAACAGTTAAAAGTAGTAACGAAAATACAACACTTAGATGAATCACCACAGTGTCTACGACCATTTGATCTTTGTATTGATCGCTCTTCAAAAATTCCTCATAGCGCATTCGTGCATATTCCCGAGCGCGTTCTTTGGCATTCGCGCGCTGTTGCTGCTGCCAATCTTCTTCCGTCCACTGATAGTTTGTCGAGCCGCTCTGCGTAGAAGTACTCCCAGACGAATCTACATTGATGAGGTACTCATATGCTTCATTGAGCAATACGAATTGCTCGTGCGCATCGGCACTTTTATTCACATCAGGATGCATCATCTTGGCCTTGCTCCGATAGGCTTTTTTAATCTCAGCAACAGATGCCGAAGTCGATATTCCTAATATAGTGTAATACTTCTGGATGAGAATGGAGGATTATGGTTTTGGGAGTTAAAAGTAGGGAAAAAATTTAGTTTTTCTATAAAGCAAAAATATCCTTTTGAGGCAGTTAGATTTTTTCAACTCTTATTGAGAATTCTACCTTAGAAGTAACAAATTTTCCCAATAATAAAAGTGGTGTATAACAATCAAATGGCACACTAAAATAGTGAAAGCAAGCGTCACTCTTTCGTTTAAACATTTTTGCTTTTCGATAGTCTCGCTCTTCGATGATCACTGCCCTCGAAGCAAATAGCATTTCCCAACGAAGTTCCGCTTTAGATAAATCAAATGGCACAATAAAATAATGGAA comes from the Flavobacterium ardleyense genome and includes:
- a CDS encoding DnaJ domain-containing protein, with the translated sequence MLIQKYYTILGISTSASVAEIKKAYRSKAKMMHPDVNKSADAHEQFVLLNEAYEYLINVDSSGSTSTQSGSTNYQWTEEDWQQQQRANAKERAREYARMRYEEFLKSDQYKDQMVVDTVVIHLSVVFSLLLLTVFPIVLYSLVGVESIIGYVFVNLIMFPLHLQAYRSLTLLDQNKFLHSMGKLFLFRRFQIVVLIILNFMMFFQVVIHTLVTISFVFSAYAIAVLLFQIIARNRKDKNFLSFGVGTTFVSFLFLVNFVFSSNPTTENFKIISNGYTDNTSIIALENHQLAEYPGVRLFFDYYEVRYANEVQYTFEYGLLGLMVMKDYEML